In uncultured Bacteroides sp., one genomic interval encodes:
- a CDS encoding glycoside hydrolase family 2 TIM barrel-domain containing protein gives MNHINDPWKLFVRTDKVYGISVDGTKADSAVVRISYEGRADELRTYRSVNLWSPEHPVLYDIKVGDLTVEHGFRTIEFSVEKGFLLNGKTVKINGGCIHHDNGILGAAAYDKAEWRKAELMKRAGFNAVRTSHNAPAPEFLRACDHIGLMVIDEAFDGWRDEKNKYDYHTLIDQWWKSDVDALVLRDRNHPSIISWSNGNEVIERKKLEVVMTSKKLADRMRELDPTRPVTQALAAWDSDWEIYDPLAATLDITGYNYMIHKAESDHARVPERIMWQTESFPRHAFSNWKTVAEHPYIIGDFVWTALDYVGESSIGAWHYKGENQSENWQGDHFPWHGAYCGDIDVTGWRKPISHYREILWSDKHSLYMAVKEPQGYIGEFKETSWSVWPTWESWNWKGHEGKAIDVEIYSRYPKVRLYYNDQLIGEKQTTRSEEFKAIFTLNYAPGTLRSVGVDSNGKEIAESAQTLQTSGEATQLRLTPTATKMKADGQDIVWVEVQLLDKNGIPVPDTSDELQFSVTGPVQILATGTADMKDMEPYVTPQCKAWKGRAICAIRSTKKRGNAKLTVKTKAYSSTIVLKTN, from the coding sequence ATGAACCATATCAATGACCCTTGGAAACTCTTTGTCCGTACGGATAAGGTGTATGGCATCTCTGTCGATGGAACGAAGGCTGACTCTGCTGTAGTAAGAATATCTTACGAGGGAAGAGCGGACGAACTGCGTACCTACCGTAGTGTGAATCTCTGGAGTCCTGAACATCCTGTGCTCTATGATATAAAGGTGGGCGACCTCACCGTAGAGCATGGTTTCAGAACCATAGAATTCTCAGTAGAAAAGGGATTCCTTCTTAACGGCAAGACAGTGAAGATAAACGGTGGTTGCATTCATCACGACAATGGCATTCTGGGTGCTGCGGCTTATGACAAGGCTGAATGGCGAAAGGCTGAACTGATGAAGCGTGCCGGATTCAATGCCGTACGCACTTCGCACAATGCTCCTGCTCCAGAGTTCCTTCGTGCCTGCGACCACATAGGACTTATGGTAATTGACGAGGCGTTTGACGGATGGCGTGACGAGAAGAACAAGTACGACTACCACACACTCATCGATCAGTGGTGGAAGAGCGATGTTGATGCTCTCGTACTGCGTGACCGCAACCATCCAAGCATCATCAGTTGGAGCAATGGTAATGAGGTTATTGAGCGCAAGAAGCTCGAGGTTGTCATGACCTCGAAGAAACTTGCCGACCGTATGCGCGAGCTCGATCCTACACGTCCTGTCACACAGGCACTGGCAGCTTGGGACAGTGATTGGGAAATCTACGACCCACTAGCAGCAACACTTGATATTACAGGTTATAACTACATGATACATAAGGCAGAGAGCGACCACGCGAGAGTACCTGAGAGAATAATGTGGCAGACAGAATCCTTCCCTCGTCACGCCTTCTCAAACTGGAAAACGGTGGCAGAACATCCTTATATTATTGGTGACTTCGTGTGGACTGCTTTGGATTATGTTGGCGAAAGCAGCATCGGTGCTTGGCACTATAAGGGCGAGAACCAGAGCGAGAATTGGCAGGGTGACCACTTCCCTTGGCATGGTGCCTACTGTGGCGACATAGACGTTACCGGTTGGCGCAAACCTATCTCTCATTACCGCGAGATTCTTTGGTCTGACAAGCATTCACTCTACATGGCAGTAAAAGAGCCTCAGGGTTATATTGGTGAGTTCAAGGAGACCTCTTGGTCAGTTTGGCCCACATGGGAATCATGGAACTGGAAGGGACACGAAGGAAAGGCTATTGATGTGGAAATTTACTCTCGTTATCCCAAGGTGCGCCTCTATTATAATGATCAGTTGATTGGTGAAAAGCAAACAACCCGTTCTGAAGAGTTTAAAGCCATATTCACGCTCAACTATGCTCCAGGCACACTTCGCTCTGTAGGAGTGGATAGCAATGGCAAAGAGATAGCAGAATCCGCCCAGACACTTCAAACATCAGGAGAAGCCACACAACTTCGTCTTACCCCAACAGCTACTAAGATGAAAGCTGATGGTCAGGACATCGTGTGGGTAGAAGTACAGCTGCTCGACAAGAATGGTATTCCTGTACCTGATACCTCAGACGAACTCCAATTCTCTGTCACTGGTCCTGTACAAATCCTTGCCACAGGTACTGCCGATATGAAGGACATGGAGCCTTATGTTACCCCTCAATGTAAGGCGTGGAAAGGACGTGCAATCTGCGCCATTCGTAGCACCAAGAAGAGGGGAAATGCTAAGCTTACGGTAAAGACAAAAGCTTATAGTTCAACAATAGTGTTGAAAACAAATTAA
- a CDS encoding GNAT family N-acetyltransferase, producing MNIKHDKEKEIFSVVVDGVTAHVSYKLIDGGLDIRHTIVPQEIGGRGIASALVKAAYDYALENGYKPVATCSYAVVWLQRHPEYNGITGNDFGGEGTCAL from the coding sequence ATGAATATAAAACATGATAAGGAAAAAGAGATTTTCAGTGTGGTAGTTGATGGAGTAACTGCTCATGTTTCTTACAAGCTTATTGACGGTGGTTTAGATATCCGTCATACTATTGTTCCGCAGGAAATAGGGGGTAGGGGAATAGCTTCTGCTTTGGTAAAGGCTGCTTACGATTATGCTCTGGAAAATGGATATAAGCCTGTGGCTACTTGTTCGTATGCAGTTGTCTGGCTTCAAAGGCATCCGGAGTATAACGGTATTACGGGAAACGATTTTGGAGGGGAAGGTACTTGCGCGTTATGA
- a CDS encoding ATP-binding protein has product MKRKEVIQSLIATKQNEIPFNVIKRDLELPINSEQIITIPGVRRCGKSSLMMLVINSLVERGVQKEQILWLGFDDERLYDMSTDELDDIITGYMEMYPNIPIKDVYMFFDEIQLVDKWELFVLRIFKSYCKNIYVSGSNAQMLSQELSSALRGWPLEYEEFPLSFNEYCRFKGIATNIFAEADKAKLKNAFAEFNHSSAFPEVVLTPEKSMKERKLQGYFNTMLFRDLVEHYKLSNPELVRYFLKRVMANLTKPTSINSIYNDIKSQGLKVSKDKLYELADHICSIFLFFRVPKYDKSIIKEKNSLNKYYCIDNGMRNAILLPQSDDDGKLLENTVFLNLRRNSKPTDKIFYYQGTKECDFVCQRNESIVELIQVTWDMSDEETRKREIDGLLEAARVTGCDKLSIITNDEESEIIEDGMTIKVIPVWKWLLSK; this is encoded by the coding sequence ATGAAAAGGAAAGAAGTGATTCAATCGCTCATTGCAACCAAGCAAAATGAAATTCCGTTTAATGTTATTAAACGAGATTTGGAGTTACCGATAAATAGTGAACAAATCATCACTATTCCCGGCGTGCGTCGTTGTGGAAAATCATCCTTGATGATGCTTGTAATCAATTCTCTGGTGGAACGAGGTGTTCAAAAAGAACAAATTCTTTGGCTCGGTTTCGATGATGAACGTCTTTATGATATGTCTACTGACGAATTGGATGATATTATCACTGGCTACATGGAAATGTATCCTAATATTCCAATCAAGGATGTATATATGTTTTTTGATGAAATCCAGTTAGTAGATAAATGGGAATTATTTGTTCTTCGCATATTTAAAAGCTACTGCAAAAACATCTATGTATCAGGAAGTAATGCACAAATGTTATCTCAGGAACTTTCATCAGCTTTGCGTGGCTGGCCATTAGAATATGAAGAATTTCCGCTTTCATTTAATGAATATTGTCGTTTCAAAGGTATAGCGACAAATATTTTTGCAGAAGCAGACAAAGCAAAACTTAAAAATGCATTTGCTGAGTTCAATCATTCCAGCGCTTTTCCTGAAGTTGTACTAACTCCTGAAAAATCAATGAAAGAGCGTAAATTACAAGGATATTTCAACACAATGCTTTTCCGTGATTTAGTGGAGCATTATAAGTTAAGTAATCCTGAGCTAGTGCGCTACTTTTTAAAACGAGTAATGGCTAATCTAACAAAGCCAACTTCTATTAATTCTATTTATAATGATATAAAATCACAAGGACTGAAAGTAAGTAAGGACAAGCTATATGAATTAGCAGATCATATTTGCTCCATATTCCTATTCTTTCGTGTTCCTAAATATGACAAATCAATCATTAAAGAGAAAAACTCACTCAATAAATATTATTGCATAGACAATGGCATGCGTAATGCTATTCTGCTGCCACAAAGTGACGATGACGGTAAATTACTAGAGAATACTGTTTTTCTGAATCTGAGACGAAATAGTAAACCTACAGATAAAATATTTTATTATCAAGGAACTAAAGAATGTGATTTTGTCTGCCAAAGGAATGAAAGTATAGTTGAACTAATACAAGTTACGTGGGATATGTCAGATGAAGAAACCAGAAAAAGAGAAATTGATGGGCTATTAGAAGCAGCACGAGTTACAGGCTGTGATAAATTGTCAATCATAACCAATGATGAAGAATCTGAAATAATAGAAGACGGCATGACTATTAAAGTTATTCCTGTATGGAAATGGCTTCTGTCAAAGTAA
- a CDS encoding helix-turn-helix transcriptional regulator, protein MAKSTMGTKLPRKLEQKMQIVGEQIKLARLRRNLSIAQVAERATCSPLTVSRVEKGLPTVAIGIYLRILYALQLDDDILLLAKEDTMGKALQDLNLKQRERASKK, encoded by the coding sequence ATGGCAAAGAGCACCATGGGAACTAAACTCCCCCGAAAACTAGAACAAAAAATGCAGATCGTAGGCGAGCAAATCAAATTAGCCCGCCTCAGACGGAATTTGAGCATAGCTCAGGTAGCAGAACGCGCCACTTGTTCGCCGTTAACAGTATCTCGTGTGGAAAAAGGATTACCAACAGTAGCTATCGGTATCTATTTGCGGATTCTTTATGCTTTGCAATTGGATGATGATATTCTCTTGTTAGCCAAAGAAGATACTATGGGCAAAGCGCTACAAGATTTAAATCTGAAGCAACGGGAAAGAGCTTCAAAGAAATAG
- a CDS encoding HipA domain-containing protein has protein sequence MKKLWVYADFDWLKEIELIGELSYEILRGSETYGFQFSNEWLKKYGELFLSEDLHNYPGPQYTQQGKDIFGCFSDALPDRWGRTLLNRREQVQAAEEKRPVRRLTSFNYLIGIDDFSRMGGFRFKDDPNGDFINLSKELRIPPLTSIRELLHASQEIEKSEEENTLPDKKWLLQLIQPGTSLGGARPKASVVDENKVLHIAKFPSRKDDYDAGLWEHFCHLLSTKAGINAASTRVITTDGKYHTLLSKRFDRTDEGKRIHFASAMTLLGLADGDNAGTEHGYLDIVDFIVQSCTNVEANLQELYRRVAFNICIGNTDDHFRNHGFLLTPKGWTLSPAYDMNPTLNEQQSLLITSSSCESNLTVLLNACEEYMLNKETAKNIVNEVISAVKEWKSLATKLGIAKREMDIFEPRFEKGLAL, from the coding sequence ATGAAAAAGTTATGGGTATATGCCGACTTCGATTGGCTCAAAGAGATTGAGTTGATTGGTGAGTTAAGCTACGAAATACTTCGTGGTTCGGAAACATATGGCTTTCAGTTTAGCAATGAATGGCTGAAAAAATATGGTGAACTATTTTTAAGTGAAGATCTGCACAACTATCCGGGACCACAATATACACAACAAGGAAAAGATATATTCGGTTGTTTTTCAGATGCATTACCCGACCGTTGGGGACGTACTTTACTCAATAGACGTGAACAAGTGCAAGCTGCAGAAGAAAAACGCCCTGTACGTCGATTAACTTCATTCAATTATCTTATTGGTATAGATGATTTTTCACGTATGGGCGGTTTTAGATTCAAGGACGATCCGAATGGAGATTTCATCAATTTAAGCAAAGAGTTACGCATTCCTCCATTAACAAGTATCAGAGAACTGTTGCATGCCAGTCAGGAAATAGAAAAGAGCGAAGAAGAAAATACATTGCCCGACAAAAAATGGTTACTTCAATTAATACAACCGGGAACATCATTGGGAGGTGCTCGTCCCAAAGCCAGTGTTGTAGATGAAAATAAAGTATTGCATATCGCTAAATTTCCATCTCGAAAAGATGATTACGATGCAGGATTATGGGAACATTTCTGTCACCTGTTATCAACAAAAGCAGGAATCAATGCTGCTTCAACCAGAGTTATAACAACCGATGGCAAATATCACACACTACTATCCAAACGTTTTGATCGTACAGATGAAGGTAAACGCATTCACTTTGCATCGGCAATGACATTATTGGGATTAGCAGACGGAGATAATGCCGGCACCGAACATGGCTATTTAGATATTGTTGATTTCATTGTACAAAGTTGCACCAATGTAGAAGCCAATCTTCAGGAACTATATCGAAGAGTTGCATTCAATATCTGTATAGGTAACACAGACGATCATTTCCGCAATCATGGATTCCTACTTACCCCAAAGGGATGGACTCTTTCTCCTGCTTATGATATGAATCCAACTTTAAATGAACAGCAAAGTTTACTTATTACATCTTCATCGTGTGAATCGAATTTAACCGTTTTATTAAACGCTTGCGAAGAGTATATGCTCAATAAAGAGACGGCAAAAAATATTGTCAATGAAGTTATTTCTGCAGTGAAAGAGTGGAAATCATTGGCAACAAAGCTTGGCATTGCAAAACGAGAGATGGATATATTTGAACCGAGATTTGAAAAAGGTTTAGCATTATGA
- a CDS encoding class I SAM-dependent DNA methyltransferase, producing MNTASHNKIVSFIWSIADDCLRDVYVRGKYRDVILPMVVLRRLDALLEPTKDAVMEELTFQRDEAGFTEWDENGLREVSGYVFYNISEWTLQRLHDTATNSQQILEANFEDYLNGFSSNVKEIIEKFNLKSQIHHMAQKNVLLDVIEKFTSPYINLTPFEKNDPEGRKLPILSNLGMGYVFEELIRKFNEENNEEAGEHFTPREVIDLMTHIVFEPVKNILPPVMTIYDPACGSGGMLTESQNFIKDEEGEIRATGDVYLYGKEINDETYAICKSDMMIKGNNPENIRVGSTLSTDEFAGTTFDFMLSNPPYGKSWASEQKYIKDGKDIIDPRFQVMLSDYWGNKELADATPRSSDGQLLFLMEMVSKMKSTIQSPLGSRIASVHNGSSLFTGDAGGGESNIRRFIIENDWLDVIVQMPNNLFYNTGITTYIWILSNNKAPERKGKVQLIDAGQLYRKLRKNLGNKNCEFAPEHITEILRVYAVMETADRKEVVTENGTGTISSQVFSNSDFGYYKVTIERPKRLKAQFTEERIAELRYDKSLREPMVWAYKTFGEEVYTNLAKHEKAITNWTEKQELNLNAKQSKTLVNPALWQKQLDILTVAKQLLQAIGTDVYMDFNIFRDKVDAALKTLKIKLSATEKNAILNAVSEYDAQAEKVVKGTTKLSGDKLEKLLYHLGCTESQLADYGYFATAKKGEFTEYETESDLRDTENVPLKEDIHTYFLREVKPHVAEAWINLDATKIGYEISFNKYFYRHTPLRTLEEVSADILALEGESDGLIAEILNLA from the coding sequence ATGAATACAGCTTCACACAACAAGATAGTTTCCTTTATTTGGTCGATTGCGGATGATTGTTTACGGGATGTATATGTACGGGGAAAATACCGGGATGTGATATTGCCGATGGTGGTTTTAAGGCGCTTGGATGCCTTGTTGGAACCAACCAAAGACGCCGTAATGGAAGAACTGACTTTTCAACGCGACGAAGCTGGGTTTACCGAATGGGATGAAAATGGATTGCGGGAAGTTTCGGGCTATGTATTTTACAATATCAGCGAATGGACACTGCAACGGCTACACGATACGGCTACCAACAGCCAACAAATACTGGAAGCTAATTTTGAAGATTATCTAAATGGATTTAGCTCTAATGTAAAGGAGATTATTGAAAAATTCAATCTCAAAAGCCAGATACACCATATGGCACAAAAGAATGTGCTGCTGGATGTGATTGAGAAATTTACTTCGCCTTATATTAACCTTACTCCTTTTGAAAAAAATGACCCCGAAGGACGCAAGCTGCCTATACTTAGTAACTTGGGTATGGGTTATGTGTTCGAAGAACTGATTCGGAAATTCAACGAAGAAAACAACGAGGAAGCCGGAGAGCACTTTACACCCCGCGAGGTTATTGACCTGATGACCCATATTGTGTTTGAGCCAGTGAAAAATATATTACCACCTGTAATGACTATCTACGACCCCGCTTGCGGAAGTGGTGGAATGTTGACCGAAAGTCAGAATTTTATAAAAGACGAAGAGGGCGAAATTCGCGCTACAGGTGATGTGTATCTGTACGGTAAAGAAATAAACGACGAGACTTACGCTATCTGTAAGTCGGATATGATGATTAAGGGCAATAATCCTGAGAATATCCGTGTAGGTTCTACGCTCAGCACCGACGAGTTTGCTGGAACAACCTTCGACTTTATGCTTTCGAATCCACCTTACGGAAAATCGTGGGCAAGCGAACAGAAATACATCAAAGACGGCAAAGATATTATCGATCCACGTTTTCAGGTAATGCTATCCGATTATTGGGGAAACAAAGAACTGGCAGACGCTACGCCGCGTTCGTCTGACGGACAGTTGTTGTTCCTGATGGAGATGGTTTCTAAAATGAAATCCACCATTCAAAGTCCGTTGGGTTCGCGCATTGCTTCGGTACACAATGGTTCCAGCTTGTTTACAGGCGATGCTGGAGGTGGCGAAAGCAATATACGCCGCTTTATTATTGAAAACGACTGGCTGGATGTCATTGTGCAAATGCCCAACAACCTGTTTTACAATACAGGCATTACCACTTATATCTGGATACTCAGCAACAACAAAGCCCCGGAACGCAAAGGAAAAGTACAACTGATAGATGCCGGACAGCTTTACCGCAAGCTGCGTAAGAACCTGGGAAACAAAAACTGCGAGTTTGCGCCCGAACATATAACCGAAATACTGCGGGTGTATGCAGTTATGGAGACTGCCGACCGCAAGGAAGTAGTAACCGAAAACGGCACAGGTACTATCTCTTCACAGGTTTTCAGCAACAGCGACTTTGGCTATTACAAAGTAACCATTGAACGCCCAAAGCGACTGAAAGCACAATTCACCGAAGAACGCATTGCGGAACTGCGCTATGATAAAAGTCTGCGCGAACCAATGGTGTGGGCCTATAAAACTTTTGGCGAAGAAGTATATACCAATCTGGCCAAACACGAAAAAGCCATAACTAACTGGACCGAAAAACAGGAGTTGAACCTCAACGCCAAACAAAGCAAAACCTTAGTAAACCCTGCGCTCTGGCAAAAGCAACTGGATATACTCACAGTAGCCAAACAATTGCTGCAAGCTATTGGTACGGATGTGTATATGGATTTCAATATCTTCCGTGATAAAGTAGATGCTGCTTTAAAGACTTTGAAAATAAAACTCTCGGCAACCGAGAAAAACGCGATACTCAATGCCGTAAGCGAATACGATGCACAAGCCGAGAAAGTAGTAAAAGGAACAACCAAACTCAGTGGCGATAAGTTGGAAAAGCTGCTCTACCACCTGGGATGCACCGAAAGCCAACTGGCTGACTATGGTTATTTTGCCACAGCAAAAAAAGGTGAATTTACAGAATACGAAACTGAAAGCGACCTGCGCGATACAGAAAATGTACCTCTGAAAGAAGATATCCACACTTATTTCCTTCGAGAAGTAAAACCACATGTAGCCGAAGCATGGATAAACCTCGATGCCACCAAAATTGGTTACGAAATCAGCTTTAATAAATACTTCTACCGCCATACGCCTCTGCGTACGCTCGAAGAAGTATCGGCAGATATATTGGCGTTGGAAGGCGAAAGCGATGGATTAATAGCAGAAATATTAAACTTAGCTTAG
- a CDS encoding restriction endonuclease subunit S, producing MTEVKLEKYPAYKDSGVEWLGEIPEHWEILPGLRFIFENKDRNKGMIRNTVLSLSYGNIRVRGEDELTGLVPESFETYQFVNKGDLIFRPTDLQNDTVSLRSSISEYEGIITNAYLNLRFTSKANSKFYHYFFRAIDNNKVIYGLGSGLRQNISYLDFRRFLFPFPPLTEQAAIANFLDNKTALIDKSIALKEKQIELLKERRQILIHRAVTRGLNPDVKLKDSGVQWIGEIPEGWEVKRLKYFVDIQGGFAFNSTDFKDEGVQIIKIANTYMNELCLDRQPTFVDYSFLVSHSQWVISKGDILISLTGTLGKKDYGFAILIDNDEKFLLNQRVAKISVKENVEAEYILHILQSEMYLNQLYMLPAGTKQANLSNNNILNIKVAYPNDTNERQQILRYITSMKFKISTVISLKEKEIEKLKEYKSVLINEAVSGKIKVN from the coding sequence ATGACAGAAGTGAAATTAGAAAAATATCCTGCCTACAAAGATTCGGGGGTAGAATGGCTGGGAGAAATTCCGGAGCATTGGGAAATATTGCCTGGTCTTAGATTTATTTTTGAAAATAAGGATAGAAATAAAGGAATGATTCGAAATACGGTTCTTTCTTTAAGTTATGGAAATATTCGAGTAAGAGGAGAAGATGAATTAACAGGGCTTGTTCCTGAATCATTTGAAACGTATCAATTTGTCAACAAAGGAGATTTGATTTTCAGACCAACAGATTTGCAAAATGATACAGTAAGTTTAAGAAGCTCAATATCTGAATACGAGGGTATAATTACCAATGCTTATTTGAATTTAAGATTTACTTCAAAAGCTAATTCTAAATTTTACCATTATTTCTTTAGAGCAATTGATAATAATAAAGTTATATATGGTTTAGGTTCAGGACTGCGACAAAATATAAGTTATCTTGATTTTAGAAGGTTTCTTTTTCCATTTCCACCCCTTACAGAACAAGCCGCCATTGCAAACTTTCTGGATAACAAAACAGCTTTAATAGACAAATCAATAGCCCTGAAAGAAAAACAAATAGAACTGCTTAAAGAACGCCGGCAGATACTGATACACCGAGCTGTTACTCGTGGACTAAACCCTGATGTAAAACTAAAAGACAGCGGCGTGCAATGGATTGGGGAGATACCAGAGGGTTGGGAGGTGAAGAGGTTAAAGTATTTTGTGGATATCCAAGGTGGATTTGCATTTAACTCCACTGACTTTAAAGATGAGGGAGTACAGATTATAAAAATTGCAAATACTTATATGAATGAATTATGCTTAGATAGACAACCAACATTTGTAGATTACTCTTTCTTGGTATCACATTCACAATGGGTTATTTCTAAAGGAGATATTTTAATATCCCTAACAGGTACATTAGGAAAGAAAGATTATGGCTTTGCGATTCTTATTGATAATGATGAAAAGTTTTTGCTAAATCAACGAGTCGCAAAAATATCTGTAAAAGAAAATGTTGAAGCTGAATATATTCTACATATACTTCAAAGCGAAATGTATTTAAATCAGTTGTATATGTTGCCAGCAGGTACTAAGCAAGCGAATTTGAGCAATAATAATATTTTAAACATTAAAGTCGCTTATCCTAATGATACTAATGAAAGACAACAAATTCTCAGATATATTACTTCAATGAAATTCAAAATTTCCACCGTCATTTCCTTGAAGGAAAAGGAGATAGAAAAGCTGAAGGAGTATAAAAGTGTGCTGATAAATGAGGCTGTGAGTGGAAAAATAAAGGTAAATTAA
- a CDS encoding DUF262 domain-containing protein, whose product MKLLYTVKEVFSSEGYLKEQSKDHYNIPLYQRGYKWTPREVKKLLNDIKAFNPIEDKFYCLQNITIVPNKNVLNVVDGQQRLTTLTLLLSYLGHSDLVSNKLMFPDNSIRTQTNHFLNNIINQENDVSETSWDNFIENKPDYDHQDIFHLFHAYKSINEWFIENEINLSIDEFSNKLTNNVKLIVNKIDSKSDEEEIFGNLNSKRIPLDGADLFRAILITRVALEENRKDANIKDIIQLNEKRVKIGWEFDNINNWWSQGNIKNYFQRFISIKSEVTSSDLKLFDTNKHPINLLLFLFAESENEKQLTLELIENYNSSAIVLYKKILKLHNTLVDWFEDREIYHYLGFLFANTKTSFKTVWDKWEQSENRIDFIKSLKNDIRKVIYKNDIEIDFTNDTIDWFHEENTLLVQVLILLDVISSLDETQPFMHPLYFTKTSNDIEHIFPQNPKDVTEKKEFIEFLNTINENDKFNLSDFEKKKDEAKYMEKAESFIQEHIASIKINSIGNLVLLYFSLNRSIGRIPYTKKRSRVIDFFNSGNYIQPHTFRVFVRYFNNPEMNTRELEHWTNIDIEANAKAIDKKIKNFFK is encoded by the coding sequence ATGAAATTATTATACACAGTTAAAGAAGTATTTTCATCAGAAGGATACTTAAAAGAACAGAGTAAAGACCATTATAATATACCACTTTATCAAAGAGGATATAAATGGACTCCAAGGGAAGTGAAAAAGCTATTAAATGATATCAAAGCATTTAATCCAATTGAGGATAAATTCTATTGCTTGCAAAACATAACCATTGTCCCAAATAAAAATGTTTTAAATGTGGTTGATGGTCAGCAAAGATTAACTACACTTACTTTATTATTATCGTATTTAGGACATTCTGATCTGGTAAGCAATAAACTAATGTTTCCTGATAATTCAATAAGGACACAGACGAATCATTTTTTAAACAATATTATCAATCAAGAGAACGATGTTAGTGAAACATCTTGGGATAATTTTATTGAAAATAAGCCGGATTATGACCATCAAGACATTTTTCATCTTTTCCATGCGTACAAATCAATCAATGAATGGTTTATTGAAAACGAGATTAATCTATCAATAGATGAGTTTTCAAACAAATTGACTAACAACGTGAAACTAATTGTCAATAAAATCGATTCCAAAAGTGATGAGGAGGAGATTTTTGGTAATCTAAATTCTAAAAGAATCCCGTTAGATGGAGCTGACTTATTTAGAGCTATATTGATAACAAGAGTAGCACTTGAAGAAAACCGAAAAGATGCTAATATTAAAGACATTATTCAATTAAATGAAAAAAGAGTAAAAATAGGATGGGAATTTGATAATATCAACAACTGGTGGAGTCAAGGAAATATCAAAAACTATTTTCAACGGTTTATTTCAATAAAGTCTGAAGTGACAAGTTCAGATTTGAAATTATTTGATACAAATAAACACCCTATTAACTTATTACTTTTTTTGTTTGCCGAAAGTGAGAATGAAAAGCAATTGACTCTAGAATTAATTGAGAATTACAACAGTTCAGCTATTGTTCTTTATAAAAAGATTTTAAAACTTCATAACACATTGGTTGATTGGTTTGAAGATAGAGAAATATACCATTATCTGGGTTTTCTATTTGCAAACACTAAAACTTCGTTTAAAACAGTATGGGATAAGTGGGAGCAAAGTGAAAATCGAATTGATTTTATCAAATCATTGAAAAATGACATCAGAAAAGTAATATACAAAAATGACATAGAAATTGATTTTACAAATGATACTATAGACTGGTTTCACGAAGAGAATACTTTGCTAGTACAAGTCCTGATTTTATTGGATGTTATTTCGAGTTTAGATGAAACACAGCCATTTATGCACCCTTTATACTTCACTAAAACCAGTAATGATATTGAACATATTTTTCCACAAAACCCAAAAGATGTAACTGAAAAAAAAGAATTTATTGAGTTTTTAAACACAATAAATGAAAATGACAAGTTTAATCTATCTGATTTTGAAAAGAAAAAGGATGAGGCTAAATATATGGAGAAGGCTGAGTCATTTATTCAGGAACACATAGCATCAATTAAAATTAATTCGATAGGAAATTTGGTATTACTCTATTTTAGCTTAAATAGGAGTATTGGAAGGATTCCATACACAAAGAAAAGATCAAGAGTGATTGATTTTTTTAATAGCGGCAACTATATACAACCTCACACTTTTAGAGTATTTGTTCGTTACTTTAATAATCCTGAAATGAATACACGAGAATTAGAACATTGGACAAATATAGATATAGAAGCAAACGCAAAAGCGATAGATAAAAAAATCAAAAACTTTTTCAAATAA